A genomic window from Anticarsia gemmatalis isolate Benzon Research Colony breed Stoneville strain chromosome 24, ilAntGemm2 primary, whole genome shotgun sequence includes:
- the Osi19 gene encoding DUF1676 domain-containing protein Osi19 isoform X3 → MVSSKVVCLLALALFGSAAAQPAKDAFWKGTPMDSMVEEMRSGCAEGSDPTACIKYKISDAVEVTKNGAANDVTGRSSGDFFDSIESFIQSHDVTFKMPIADTKITVSPRNLDNDELSLNVKFNKEGARSVGEARKAKLKKIIVPILVFVLLKAMTLIPLAIGVLGLKAWNALQLSFFSFVVSVALAIFQLCKKFTQIAADNSHPQIAAHGPWDAAYAATRRRRDAEPQELAQELAYNAYH, encoded by the exons ATGGTGTCCAGTAAAGTAGTGTGCTTGTTGGCTCTGGCCCTATTCGGTAGCGCGGCCGCCCAGCCCGCCAAGGATGCCTTCTGGAAGGGCACTCCCATGGACAGCATGGTGGAGGAGATGAGATCCGGCTGCGCGGAAGGATCTGACCCCACCGCCTGCATCAAGTACAAG ATCTCGGACGCCGTTGAAGTGACAAAGAATGGTGCTGCCAATGACGTCACTGGTCGCTCCTCTGGGGACTTCTTCGACAGCATCGAGAGCTTCATCCAGTCTCACGATGTGACCTTCAAGATGCCCATCGCTGACACTAAGATCACCGTGAGCCCTAGGAACCTTGACAATGATGAGCTGTCCCTCAACGTCAAGTTCAACAAGGAAGGTGCCCGCTCCGTCGGTGAGGCCCGCAAGGCTAAGCTGAAGAAGATCATCGTCCCCATCCTCGTGTTCGTGCTCCTCAAGGCCATGACCCTCATTCCTCTCGCCATCGGTGTCCTCGGTCTGAAGGCCTGGAACGCTCTGCAGCTTTCCTTCTTCTCCTTCGTTGTCTCCGTCGCTCTGGCCATCTTCCAGCTTTGCAAGAAG TTTACCCAGATTGCGGCGGACAACTCGCACCCCCAGATCGCTGCCCACGGTCCTTGGGACGCTGCCTACGCCGCCACCCGCCGCAGGAGAGACGCTGAACCCCAGGAGCTCGCCCAAGAACTCGCCTATAACGCTTACCATTAA
- the LOC142983523 gene encoding uncharacterized protein LOC142983523: MSKLTVTNFTKRTGSPFQKGKEADSKIVHEEVIEKSTFEKQKEKQSELIQKVNKKAAEYQSSKPSSGVFTEVVTHGAFTSKTASKPAKVESPPPPKTPSASNGSKSLLGFPSSANDLALDAKSDLESDANISKEVKDKVIQKLFALVSMVQHVYESKVRIMTEFEKYKDTHMKNEIRREKEHSEQLYKLNMNFQNEVVQSIQRLKSELDISRNVSRNIEESSSGHSLKDTSIDFNTTDENIDSDSNDKGVDTVEGARTPESNPSRLDEDNMKCDTNRNE; encoded by the coding sequence ATGTCTAAGCTGACTGTCACCAATTTTACCAAGCGCACCGGCAGTCCTTTCCAAAAGGGAAAGGAGGCAGACTCGAAGATAGTCCACGAAGAAGTTATAGAGAAGAGCACCTTTGAGAAACAGAAGGAGAAACAAAGTGAATTGATACAGAAGGTGAATAAGAAAGCGGCGGAGTACCAGTCGAGTAAGCCGAGCTCTGGAGTGTTTACCGAAGTCGTCACTCACGGCGCTTTTACCTCGAAGACTGCAAGTAAACCCGCTAAAGTTGAAAGTCCTCCCCCTCCGAAGACTCCCTCCGCGTCGAATGGCTCCAAATCTTTGCTCGGTTTTCCATCATCAGCTAACGACTTAGCTCTAGACGCGAAATCTGACCTAGAATCGGACGCAAACATATCAAAAGAGGTAAAAGACAAAGTGATTCAGAAACTATTTGCTCTCGTCTCGATGGTACAACACGTATACGAGTCAAAAGTGAGAATTATGACAGAATTTGAGAAGTACAAAGACACTCACATGAAGAATGAGATTAGGAGAGAAAAGGAGCATTCGGAGCAGTTGTACAAATTGAATATGAATTTTCAGAACGAGGTGGTTCAATCGATACAAAGATTGAAGAGTGAGTTGGATATTTCGAGGAATGTGAGTAGGAATATTGAGGAAAGTAGTAGTGGTCATAGTTTGAAGGATACGTCGATAGATTTTAATACAACTGATGAAAATATAGATTCAGATTCGAATGACAAAGGTGTTGATACCGTAGAGGGAGCACGAACTCCTGAATCAAATCCCAGCAGACTTGACGAAGACAATATGAAGTGTGACACGAACAGGAACGAATGA
- the Osi19 gene encoding DUF1676 domain-containing protein Osi19 isoform X1, with the protein MVSSKVVCLLALALFGSAAAQPAKDAFWKGTPMDSMVEEMRSGCAEGSDPTACIKYKVMSLLDSIFKKDTFQISDAVEVTKNGAANDVTGRSSGDFFDSIESFIQSHDVTFKMPIADTKITVSPRNLDNDELSLNVKFNKEGARSVGEARKAKLKKIIVPILVFVLLKAMTLIPLAIGVLGLKAWNALQLSFFSFVVSVALAIFQLCKKFTQIAADNSHPQIAAHGPWDAAYAATRRRRDAEPQELAQELAYNAYH; encoded by the exons ATGGTGTCCAGTAAAGTAGTGTGCTTGTTGGCTCTGGCCCTATTCGGTAGCGCGGCCGCCCAGCCCGCCAAGGATGCCTTCTGGAAGGGCACTCCCATGGACAGCATGGTGGAGGAGATGAGATCCGGCTGCGCGGAAGGATCTGACCCCACCGCCTGCATCAAGTACAAGGTTATGTCGTTATTGGACTCCATTTTCAAGAAGGACACCTTCCAG ATCTCGGACGCCGTTGAAGTGACAAAGAATGGTGCTGCCAATGACGTCACTGGTCGCTCCTCTGGGGACTTCTTCGACAGCATCGAGAGCTTCATCCAGTCTCACGATGTGACCTTCAAGATGCCCATCGCTGACACTAAGATCACCGTGAGCCCTAGGAACCTTGACAATGATGAGCTGTCCCTCAACGTCAAGTTCAACAAGGAAGGTGCCCGCTCCGTCGGTGAGGCCCGCAAGGCTAAGCTGAAGAAGATCATCGTCCCCATCCTCGTGTTCGTGCTCCTCAAGGCCATGACCCTCATTCCTCTCGCCATCGGTGTCCTCGGTCTGAAGGCCTGGAACGCTCTGCAGCTTTCCTTCTTCTCCTTCGTTGTCTCCGTCGCTCTGGCCATCTTCCAGCTTTGCAAGAAG TTTACCCAGATTGCGGCGGACAACTCGCACCCCCAGATCGCTGCCCACGGTCCTTGGGACGCTGCCTACGCCGCCACCCGCCGCAGGAGAGACGCTGAACCCCAGGAGCTCGCCCAAGAACTCGCCTATAACGCTTACCATTAA
- the LOC142983516 gene encoding uncharacterized protein LOC142983516 has product MSALQKILIIALSILLTEAAPECKTFTDKDVVCTAGNEDYQLVRGLVSDNTRTTGITLKACRIYDIEYESFNDLTSLKYLDLSQNKISKLKLGVIDEPKQLTYLNLSYNMLTDFPLGLFDQTTNIDSLDLKGNKINKLELGIFDPLKKLKFVDLSSNALQGKDISPYLFDQSPHITFMDFSRNDMTDAPENLLHAFQELEVLNLDRTFLKEVPLFATKSNLRTMKQLILSTNQISSLDNAAMFVNLDGLQILDLSYNIIERINGDVLSPLKNLQKIVLRNNKIKTIPDNLFKNMPKLFAIQLLGNQIEDVPINAFRGSPLKYLNLSHNKITYLVDNFCLELQNTGGRLKKFLFEPNPWQCACLNDLLKEVKRMGIEYNSEKYNGKTPVCVTTNEFNCKRHQTFNEFYVDLYNDVAKTSKK; this is encoded by the coding sequence ATGTCTGCACTACAAAAGATTTTAATCATCGCTTTGTCGATACTTCTAACTGAAGCAGCACCGGAATGTAAGACATTTACCGACAAAGATGTGGTCTGTACAGCGGGAAATGAAGACTATCAGCTTGTGAGGGGCCTCGTATCAGATAACACAAGGACTACAGGCATTACGCTTAAAGCCTGTAGGATATATGACATAGAATATGAGTCTTTCAATGACTTAACATCTCTCAAATACCTAGACTTATCACAGAACAAAATATCTAAACTGAAACTAGGAGTAATCGACGAACCGAAACAACTAACTTATCTAAATCTTTCCTACAATATGCTTACTGATTTCCCGTTAGGACTATTCGATCAGACTACTAATATTGATTCACTGGATCTAAAagggaataaaattaataaattggaATTGGGGATATTTGATCCTTTGAAGAAGTTGAAGTTTGTGGATCTGTCCAGCAATGCTTTGCAAGGTAAAGACATCAGTCCTTATTTGTTCGACCAAAGTCCCCATATTACTTTTATGGATTTTTCTAGAAACGATATGACTGATGCTCCAGAAAATCTGCTACATGCATTCCAAGAGTTGGAAGTGCTAAATTTAGATAGAACTTTCTTGAAAGAAGTTCCGCTATTTGCAACAAAATCGAATTTGAGGACGATGAAGCAATTAATCTTGTCTACGAATCAAATATCCTCTCTAGATAACGCAGCCATGTTTGTAAACCTGGATGGTCTACAAATACTAGACctatcttataatattattgaaagaaTTAATGGCGATGTCTTATCTCCTTTGAAAAATTTACAGAAAATTGTCTtacgaaacaataaaattaaaacgattCCTGATAATTTATTCAAGAACATGCCCAAGTTGTTCGCAATACAATTATTGGGAAATCAAATAGAAGATGTACCTATAAATGCTTTCAGAGGTTcgccattaaaatatttgaatttatcaCACAATAAGATCACTTATCTTGTGGACAATTTTTGCTTAGAACTCCAAAACACAGGAGGTCGtttgaaaaagtttttgtttgaaCCAAATCCGTGGCAATGTGCTTGTCTCAACGATTTGCTAAAAGAAGTGAAGCGAATGGGGATCGAATACAACTCAGAGAAATATAATGGAAAAACTCCAGTTTGTGTAACTACGAATGAATTTAATTGTAAGAGACATCAAACATTTAACGAGTTTTATGTTGATTTGTATAACGATGTAGCAAAAACTTCAAAGAAATAG
- the Osi19 gene encoding DUF1676 domain-containing protein Osi19 isoform X2 — MVSSKVVCLLALALFGSAAAQPAKDAFWKGTPMDSMVEEMRSGCAEGSDPTACIKYKVMSLLDSIFKKDTFQISDAVEVTKNGAANDVTGRSSGDFFDSIESFIQSHDVTFKMPIADTKITVSPRNLDNDELSLNVKFNKEGARSVGEARKAKLKKIIVPILVFVLLKAMTLIPLAIGVLGLKAWNALQLSFFSFVVSVALAIFQLCKKIAADNSHPQIAAHGPWDAAYAATRRRRDAEPQELAQELAYNAYH; from the exons ATGGTGTCCAGTAAAGTAGTGTGCTTGTTGGCTCTGGCCCTATTCGGTAGCGCGGCCGCCCAGCCCGCCAAGGATGCCTTCTGGAAGGGCACTCCCATGGACAGCATGGTGGAGGAGATGAGATCCGGCTGCGCGGAAGGATCTGACCCCACCGCCTGCATCAAGTACAAGGTTATGTCGTTATTGGACTCCATTTTCAAGAAGGACACCTTCCAG ATCTCGGACGCCGTTGAAGTGACAAAGAATGGTGCTGCCAATGACGTCACTGGTCGCTCCTCTGGGGACTTCTTCGACAGCATCGAGAGCTTCATCCAGTCTCACGATGTGACCTTCAAGATGCCCATCGCTGACACTAAGATCACCGTGAGCCCTAGGAACCTTGACAATGATGAGCTGTCCCTCAACGTCAAGTTCAACAAGGAAGGTGCCCGCTCCGTCGGTGAGGCCCGCAAGGCTAAGCTGAAGAAGATCATCGTCCCCATCCTCGTGTTCGTGCTCCTCAAGGCCATGACCCTCATTCCTCTCGCCATCGGTGTCCTCGGTCTGAAGGCCTGGAACGCTCTGCAGCTTTCCTTCTTCTCCTTCGTTGTCTCCGTCGCTCTGGCCATCTTCCAGCTTTGCAAGAAG ATTGCGGCGGACAACTCGCACCCCCAGATCGCTGCCCACGGTCCTTGGGACGCTGCCTACGCCGCCACCCGCCGCAGGAGAGACGCTGAACCCCAGGAGCTCGCCCAAGAACTCGCCTATAACGCTTACCATTAA